Part of the Euzebyales bacterium genome, ACCTTCCCCCTGGAGCGCGGGGCGACCGTCACGTTCTGGCTCACCTCCGTGCGGGACCGCACCCAGTTCGGCGTGCTCGAGCTCAGCCCGGACGGGTTCGTCGAGAGCTTCCTCGAGAAGCCGTCGCCCGACGAGACGTCATCGCACCTGGTCAACGCCGGCATCGTGATGCTCGATCCCGAGGTCGTCCGCCGCATCCCGCCGGACACGTTCTTCTCGTTCGAGCGCTCGCTGGTGCCGACGATGGTGCGCGAGCGTGAGCCGATCTACGGGCAGTTCCGTGGCGGCTACTGGCTCGACACAGGCCGGCCGCACCTGTACCTCGAGGCGAACCGGCACGTCCTCGAGCGCCGCCTGAGCTGGTCGCCAACGGGGCGTGAGATCGAGGAGAGCCTGTGGGTCGAGCCGGAGGTCGTCTGTGACAACGTCGACGTCATCCGCCCGGCGGTCATTGGACGCGGCGCCGTGATCGAGCCCGGCGCGCAGCTGTTCGGGCGCACCGTGATCGGCCGCGGTGCGGTGGTGCGCAGCGGTGCGCGCCTGGAGGACTGCGTGCTGTTCCACGGCGCGGAGGTCGGGGCCGACGCCGAGGTCTACAGCTCAATACTGTGCGCCGACGCCTGCGTGGGTCCAGGGACGCGCCTGGACGATTCGATCCTGGGCGCGGGCGCGACGCTGGGACGGCGCAACGTGCTGCGCTCGACGCGGATCTGGCCGAACGTCACGCTCGGCCACGACGCGATCGTCGTCGACGACTAGCTCGTGGTCCGGCGGCGCCGGTCGCGTGCGGGTGCCGTGGTGCCACGCTCACGACTGGGCATGCTCGGCCGCCTTCCGCGCGGGTTACTGGTTGATCATAGAAGATCGCCCTCCGTAAGTCCGCGGCGGACGTCCGACACCCGTCGGAAGGTCGGGTCCACGGCCGTGCAATTACGCAACAGATCTATAGAGTAATTGGTGTGTCATCGACCACTGAGAACGCACCGCTGATCGATCTGCTGGGTGAGACCCGCGCGCAGATCGTGTCGCTGCTGCACGAACGCAGCGCAACGGTAGCGGAGCTCGCCGAGGCGGCAGCGCGCACACAGGTGGCGGTCCGCCGTCACCTGCGCGAGCTCGTCGCCGACGGGCTGGTCGAGGGCCATGCCGTCCGGTCGCCCGGGCCCGGGCGCCCTGCCGTCGCGTACCACTTGACGGCCCGAGGCGAGCGCCTGTTCCCCGACCGGTCGTCGGACCTTGCGGACGACGTCCTGACGTTCCTGCACGACGAGCGCGGCAAGACCGAGATGATCGCGTTCCTGCGCTGGCGCCAGAAGCGCCAGCAGGCCCAGTACGCCGGAGAGCTCGAGGACATCGACGACCTCGGTGACCGCGTGCGGCGCCTCGCCGAGCTGCTCAGCGAGGACGGGTTCCTGGCCGAGGCCGACGTCGACGGCGACGGCATGGCGCTCACCCAGAAGCACTGTGCGATCAAGGACGCGGCGGCGGCGCACCCGCAGCTGTGCGCGTTCGAGGCCGCGCTGTTCCGGCAGCTGCTCGGCGCGCAGGTCCAGCGTCGGCAGACCATCGCGGGCGGGTCCACCGCCTGCGTGTGCGAGGTCCGACCACCACTGCCGTCCACCCCCGCAGACACACATCACCCGAGGAGCACCTGATGGCGACGAAGGCTGAAGATCTTCAGCTGGGCACCTACAAGTACGGCTGGCACGACCAGGGCAAGCCGGTCTTCGAACCGAAGCGCGGCCTGTCCGAGGACGTCGTACGCGAAATCTCGGCGCTCAAGGACGAGCCCAAGTGGATGCTCGACATGCGCCTCAAGGCGTTCCGCCACTTCGAGCGTCGGCCCATGCCGACGTGGGGTGGCGAGCTCGACGGCATCGACTTCGACAACATCTTCTACTTCGTGCGGTCCACCGAGAAGCAGGCCAATACCTGGGAGGACCTGCCGGCGGACATCAAGAACACCTACGACAAGCTGGGCATCCCCGAGGCCGAGAAGCAGCGCCTGATCGCCGGTGTGGCCGCGCAGTACGAGTCGGAGGTCGTCTACCACAAGGTCCGCGAGGACCTCGAGGCCCAGGGCGTGATCTTCCTCGACACCGACACAGGGCTGCGTGAGCACGAGGACATCTTCCGCGAGCACTTCGGTACGATCATCCCACCAAACGACAACAAGTTCGCTGCGCTCAACACCGCGGTCTGGTCGGGTGGGTCGTTCATCGTCGTGCCCGAGGGCGTCAAGGTCGACGTCCCGCTGCAGGCGTACTTCCGCATCAACCAGCAGAACATGGGCCAGTTCGAGCGGACGTTGATCATCGCCGAGCCGGGAAGCTACGTGCACTACGTCGAGGGCTGCACCGCGCCCATCTACTCGTCGGACTCGCTGC contains:
- a CDS encoding NDP-sugar synthase — encoded protein: TFPLERGATVTFWLTSVRDRTQFGVLELSPDGFVESFLEKPSPDETSSHLVNAGIVMLDPEVVRRIPPDTFFSFERSLVPTMVREREPIYGQFRGGYWLDTGRPHLYLEANRHVLERRLSWSPTGREIEESLWVEPEVVCDNVDVIRPAVIGRGAVIEPGAQLFGRTVIGRGAVVRSGARLEDCVLFHGAEVGADAEVYSSILCADACVGPGTRLDDSILGAGATLGRRNVLRSTRIWPNVTLGHDAIVVDD
- a CDS encoding ArsR family transcriptional regulator, which codes for MSSTTENAPLIDLLGETRAQIVSLLHERSATVAELAEAAARTQVAVRRHLRELVADGLVEGHAVRSPGPGRPAVAYHLTARGERLFPDRSSDLADDVLTFLHDERGKTEMIAFLRWRQKRQQAQYAGELEDIDDLGDRVRRLAELLSEDGFLAEADVDGDGMALTQKHCAIKDAAAAHPQLCAFEAALFRQLLGAQVQRRQTIAGGSTACVCEVRPPLPSTPADTHHPRST
- the sufB gene encoding Fe-S cluster assembly protein SufB, whose amino-acid sequence is MATKAEDLQLGTYKYGWHDQGKPVFEPKRGLSEDVVREISALKDEPKWMLDMRLKAFRHFERRPMPTWGGELDGIDFDNIFYFVRSTEKQANTWEDLPADIKNTYDKLGIPEAEKQRLIAGVAAQYESEVVYHKVREDLEAQGVIFLDTDTGLREHEDIFREHFGTIIPPNDNKFAALNTAVWSGGSFIVVPEGVKVDVPLQAYFRINQQNMGQFERTLIIAEPGSYVHYVEGCTAPIYSSDSLHSAVVELVAKPGARLRYTTIQNWSNNVYNLVTKRAAAYEDATVEWIDGNIGSKLTMKYPSVFLMGRGAHGEVLSVAFAGDGQHQDAGAKMHHHAPDTTSTILSKSVSQGQGRTSYRGQVEIAEGAHRVKNSTICDALLLDETSRSDTYPYMNIREEDATIAHEASVSKVGEEQLFYLMSRGIDEAEANAMIVRGFIEPIAKELPMEYSVELNRLISLNMVGAVG